In one window of Ostrinia nubilalis chromosome 21, ilOstNubi1.1, whole genome shotgun sequence DNA:
- the LOC135081974 gene encoding uncharacterized protein LOC135081974: MSLKNVAKMSQREKFELINLEVRTFYEYCKEAGMSDEEMDLICRPLTNAVRKASIKRWTRVFMFLVMVLAIGYTVSQTDTFQWHASAVARIVLIKLLPIWDWTPLYYNKCLIERSQPQNLDNNFVSPAECVACEAIKTIDRVSDASYNTVFNHHLLRGAPVIVVDAYYDWSNSRSELNLTSLITSDDRLRDSVPCRVLTNIRLGRQPMDLEEIVSRITDTDIPSWFVHFQNCDIRAVKSFRILAPRPYFLSPHIPPSHFNWLLLSRNYETHRYKYLELDVGLIIMSQLKGKTQVQLKPRAPCEDDCFTLHFDVNEGETLVLANSLWEFEYLPGKGENIAMLTETDWIES; encoded by the exons ATGAGTCTCAAAAACGTGGCAAAAATGTCTCAACGCGAGAAATTCGAGTTGATTAACTTGGAAGTGCGTACGTTTTACGAGTATTGTAAAGAAGCTGGTATGTCTGATGAGGAGATGGATTTAATATGTCGTCCGCTGACGAATGCGGTGCGCAAGGCCTCCATAAAGAGGTGGACGAGGGTGTTTATGTTCCTGGTGATGGTTTTGGCTATTGGCTACACGGTGAGCCAAACGGACACGTTTCAGTGGCACGCGTCGGCCGTGGCGAGGATTGTGTTGATAAAACTCCTGCCTATTTGGGATTGGACCCCGCTGTACTACAACAAATGCCTGATCGAGAGGTCCCAGCCCCAGAACTTGGACAACAATTTCGTATCGCCCGCAGAGTGTGTCGCTTGCGAGGCTATAA AAACCATCGACCGCGTGTCCGACGCGAGTTACAACACCGTGTTCAACCACCACCTGCTCCGCGGTGCGCCGGTCATCGTGGTTGACGCTTACTACGACTGGTCCAACTCCCGATCAGAGCTGAACCTGACCAGCCTTATCACCAGCGACGACCGCCTCCGAGACTCCGTTCCTTGCAGAGTCCTCACAAATATCCGCCTTGGCCGCCAACCCATGGACCTTGAAGAAATCGTCTCCAGAATCACCGACACCGACATCCCTAGCTGGTTCGTCCACTTCCAAAACTGCGACATCCGCGCCGTCAAATCCTTCAGGATCCTTGCTCCACGACCCTATTTCCTATCCCCACATATCCCCCCTTCGCATTTCAACTGGTTGCTCCTTTCCAGAAACTACGAGACCCACAGATACAAGTATTTAGAACTCGATGTCGGTCTGATCATCATGTCTCAACTGAAAGGCAAGACTCAGGTCCAGCTGAAGCCTAGAGCGCCATGCGAGGATGACTGTTTCACTCTCCATTTCGATGTGAATGAGGGAGAAACACTGGTCCTAGCAAACTCCCTTTGGGAGTTCGAATATTTACCCGGAAAAGGGGAGAACATTGCTATGTTGACGGAAACCGACTGGATCGAGTCATAA